From Pseudomonas sp. B21-028, one genomic window encodes:
- a CDS encoding sensor histidine kinase, with the protein MPMSFSLTQMILISAAYLAVLFGVAWISERGMIPRAIIRHPLTYTLSLGVYASAWAFYGTVGLAYQYGYGFLSSYLGVSGAFLLAPVLLYPILKITRTYQLSSLADLFAFRFRSTWAGALTTIFMLVGVLPLLALQMQAVADSISILTHEPVQHRVALSFCVLIILFTIFFGSRHIATREKHEGLVFAIAFESVIKLIAIGSVGLYALYGVFNGPQQLELWLLQNQTALAALHTPLQEGPWRTLLLVFFASAIVMPHMYHMTFTENLNPRSLVSASWGLPLFLLLMSLAVPLILWAGLKLGASTNPEYFTLGIGIAANNRALALLAYIGGLSAASGLIIVTTLALSGMALNHLVLPLYQPPAEGNIYRWLKWTRRALIVAIIMAGYGFYLMLGDGQDLANLGIVAFVATLQFLPGVLSVLYWPTANRRGFIAGLLAGILVWLVAMLLPLLGNLQGFYIPLLNMIYVLDDTSWHMAAIASLAANVLMFTLISLFTNASSEEASAAEACAVDNVRRPQRRELHAASPQEFATQLAKPLGAKAAQKEVEQALRDLYLPFDERRPYALRRLRDRIEANLSGLMGPSVAQDMVETFLPYKAGGENYVTEDIHFIESRLEDYHSRLTGLAAELDALRRYHRQTLQELPMGVCSLAKDQEILMWNKAMEELTGIAAQRVVGSRLSTLGEPWKGLLQGFIDLPDEHLHKQHLALDGQTRWLNLHKAAIDEPLAPGNSGLVLLVEDLTDTQMLEDKLVHSERLASIGRLAAGVAHEIGNPITGIACLAQNLREEREEDGELTEISSQILEQTRRVSRIVQSLMSFAHAGGHQHNDEPVCLAEVAQDAIGLLALNRRNFEVQFFNLCDPDHWVDGDPQRLAQVLINLLSNARDASPAGSAVRVKSEASEHTIDLIVEDEGSGIPQNIMDRLFEPFFTTKDPGEGTGLGLALVYSIVEEHYGQITIDSPADVQGQRGTRIRVTLPRHVEATSAVN; encoded by the coding sequence ATGCCGATGAGCTTTAGCCTGACCCAGATGATCCTGATCAGCGCGGCCTACCTGGCAGTGCTGTTCGGCGTAGCCTGGATCAGTGAACGGGGCATGATCCCCCGGGCGATCATCCGCCACCCGCTGACCTACACCCTGTCGCTGGGCGTCTATGCCAGTGCGTGGGCCTTCTACGGTACGGTCGGGCTGGCCTACCAGTATGGCTATGGCTTCCTGTCCAGTTACCTGGGTGTATCGGGAGCCTTCCTGCTGGCGCCGGTGTTGCTCTACCCGATCCTGAAAATCACCCGCACCTACCAGCTGTCATCCCTGGCCGACCTGTTCGCCTTTCGTTTTCGCAGCACCTGGGCCGGTGCGCTGACCACGATCTTCATGCTGGTGGGCGTATTGCCGTTGCTGGCTCTGCAGATGCAGGCCGTGGCCGACTCCATCAGCATCCTGACCCACGAGCCGGTGCAGCATCGGGTGGCCCTGAGCTTCTGTGTCCTGATCATCCTGTTCACCATTTTCTTCGGTTCCCGACACATCGCCACCCGGGAAAAACACGAGGGCCTGGTGTTCGCCATCGCCTTCGAGTCGGTGATCAAGCTGATCGCCATCGGCAGTGTCGGTCTCTATGCGCTTTACGGTGTGTTCAACGGCCCGCAACAGCTTGAACTGTGGCTGCTGCAGAACCAGACCGCCCTCGCGGCCCTGCACACGCCGTTGCAGGAAGGCCCGTGGCGCACGCTGTTGCTGGTGTTCTTCGCGTCGGCGATCGTGATGCCGCACATGTACCACATGACCTTTACCGAAAACCTCAACCCGCGCTCACTGGTGAGCGCGAGCTGGGGCCTGCCGCTGTTCCTGCTGCTGATGAGCCTGGCGGTGCCGCTGATCCTGTGGGCCGGGTTGAAGCTGGGGGCCAGCACCAACCCCGAATACTTCACCCTCGGCATCGGCATCGCCGCCAACAACCGGGCCCTGGCCCTGCTGGCCTATATCGGCGGCCTGTCGGCGGCCAGCGGCCTGATCATCGTGACCACTCTGGCGCTGTCGGGCATGGCCCTCAACCATCTGGTGCTGCCGCTCTACCAGCCACCGGCCGAGGGCAATATCTACCGCTGGCTGAAATGGACCCGGCGGGCACTGATCGTCGCGATCATCATGGCCGGCTACGGCTTCTACCTGATGCTGGGCGATGGCCAGGATCTGGCCAACCTGGGGATTGTCGCCTTCGTTGCCACCTTGCAGTTCCTGCCGGGCGTGCTGTCGGTACTGTACTGGCCAACCGCCAACCGCCGTGGCTTTATCGCCGGCCTGCTGGCGGGCATCCTGGTCTGGCTGGTTGCCATGCTGTTGCCGCTGCTGGGCAACCTGCAGGGCTTCTATATCCCGTTGCTGAACATGATCTATGTGCTCGACGACACCAGTTGGCACATGGCGGCCATCGCGTCGCTGGCGGCGAACGTGCTGATGTTCACCCTGATCTCGCTGTTCACCAACGCCAGCAGCGAAGAGGCCAGCGCCGCCGAAGCCTGCGCAGTGGACAACGTTCGCCGCCCGCAACGCCGTGAACTGCACGCCGCCTCGCCTCAGGAGTTCGCCACGCAACTGGCCAAGCCCCTGGGGGCGAAGGCCGCGCAAAAGGAAGTCGAACAGGCCCTGAGGGACCTTTACCTGCCTTTCGATGAGCGTCGCCCCTATGCCCTGCGTCGGCTGCGGGACCGGATCGAAGCCAACCTGTCCGGCCTGATGGGCCCCAGCGTGGCCCAGGATATGGTCGAGACGTTCCTGCCCTACAAGGCCGGCGGCGAAAACTACGTCACCGAGGACATCCATTTCATCGAAAGCCGTCTCGAGGATTACCACTCGCGCCTCACCGGCCTGGCCGCCGAGCTGGATGCCCTGCGCCGCTATCATCGCCAGACCCTGCAGGAACTGCCGATGGGCGTGTGTTCCCTGGCCAAGGACCAGGAAATCCTGATGTGGAACAAGGCCATGGAAGAACTGACCGGAATCGCCGCCCAGCGCGTGGTCGGTTCCCGCCTGAGCACCCTGGGCGAGCCATGGAAAGGTTTGTTGCAAGGTTTCATCGACTTGCCGGACGAGCACCTGCACAAGCAGCACCTGGCCCTCGATGGCCAGACCCGCTGGCTGAACCTGCACAAGGCGGCCATCGATGAGCCGCTTGCACCGGGCAACAGCGGCCTGGTGCTGCTGGTGGAAGACCTGACCGACACCCAGATGCTCGAAGACAAACTCGTCCACTCCGAACGACTGGCGAGCATCGGCCGGCTGGCAGCCGGGGTGGCCCACGAAATTGGCAACCCGATCACCGGCATCGCCTGCCTGGCGCAGAACCTGCGCGAAGAGCGCGAGGAAGATGGCGAACTGACGGAAATCAGCAGCCAGATTCTCGAACAGACCCGACGCGTATCGCGTATCGTGCAGTCGCTGATGAGTTTCGCCCATGCCGGCGGGCACCAGCACAACGACGAGCCCGTCTGCCTGGCCGAAGTGGCACAGGATGCCATTGGGCTGCTGGCCCTGAACCGGCGCAATTTCGAAGTGCAATTCTTTAACCTGTGCGACCCGGATCATTGGGTCGACGGCGATCCCCAGCGGCTTGCCCAGGTCCTGATCAACCTGCTCTCCAACGCCCGCGACGCCTCACCGGCCGGCAGCGCCGTGCGGGTCAAGAGCGAAGCCAGCGAACACACGATCGATCTGATCGTCGAAGACGAAGGCAGCGGTATCCCACAGAACATCATGGATCGATTGTTCGAACCCTTCTTCACCACCAAGGATCCTGGCGAAGGCACCGGACTGGGCCTTGCACTGGTCTATTCCATCGTTGAAGAGCATTATGGACAAATCACCATCGACAGCCCGGCCGATGTACAAGGCCAACGCGGCACCCGTATACGGGTGACATTACCGCGTCATGTCGAAGCGACGTCCGCTGTGAACTGA
- a CDS encoding sigma-54 dependent transcriptional regulator produces the protein MPHILIVEDETIIRSALRRLLERNQYQVSEAGSVQEAQERFSIPTFDLIVSDLRLPGAPGTELIKLGQGTPVLIMTSYASLRSAVDSMKMGAVDYIAKPFDHDEMLQAVARILRDRQTATGNPVEPTNGKTTATKGAAGNNNGEIGIIGSCPPMQDLYVKIRKVAPTDSNVLIQGESGTGKELVARALHNLSRRAKAPMISVNCAAIPESLIESELFGHEKGAFTGASAGRAGLVEAADGGTLFLDEIGELPLEAQARLLRVLQEGEIRRVGSVQSQKVDVRLIAATHRDLKSLAKIGQFREDLYYRLHVIALKLPALRERGADVNEIANAFLARQSARVNRTDLKFAPDAEQAIRHYAWPGNVRELENAVERAVILCESPEISADLLGIDVELSGLDDEEFIGLAPQQGGTANNTSHEPTEDLSLEDYFQHFVLEHQDHMTETELARKLGVSRKCLWERRQRLGIPRRKTGVASES, from the coding sequence ATGCCGCACATTTTGATCGTCGAAGACGAAACAATTATCCGCTCCGCCTTGCGCCGCCTGCTGGAACGCAACCAGTACCAGGTCAGCGAAGCCGGTTCCGTGCAGGAAGCACAAGAACGATTCAGCATCCCAACCTTTGACCTCATCGTCAGCGACTTGCGCCTGCCCGGCGCCCCCGGTACCGAGCTGATCAAGCTCGGCCAGGGCACACCGGTGCTGATCATGACCAGCTACGCCAGCCTGCGCTCGGCGGTCGACTCCATGAAAATGGGCGCGGTGGACTACATCGCCAAGCCGTTCGACCACGACGAGATGCTCCAGGCCGTGGCCCGTATCCTGCGTGACCGACAGACGGCGACCGGCAACCCGGTGGAGCCGACGAACGGTAAAACCACGGCCACGAAAGGCGCCGCCGGCAACAATAACGGCGAAATCGGCATCATCGGCTCCTGCCCTCCCATGCAGGATCTGTACGTCAAGATCCGTAAGGTGGCGCCAACCGACTCCAACGTGCTGATCCAGGGCGAGTCCGGGACCGGCAAGGAACTGGTGGCCCGAGCCCTGCATAACCTGTCCCGTCGGGCCAAGGCGCCGATGATCTCGGTGAACTGCGCGGCGATTCCGGAAAGCCTGATCGAGTCAGAGCTGTTCGGTCATGAGAAAGGCGCCTTCACCGGAGCCAGCGCCGGTCGCGCCGGGCTGGTGGAAGCCGCGGACGGTGGCACGCTGTTCCTCGACGAAATCGGCGAACTGCCGCTGGAGGCCCAGGCACGGCTGCTGCGGGTCCTTCAGGAAGGCGAAATCCGTCGGGTCGGCTCGGTGCAGTCGCAGAAGGTCGACGTACGCCTGATCGCCGCGACCCACCGTGACCTCAAGAGCCTGGCGAAAATCGGCCAGTTCCGTGAGGACTTGTACTACCGCCTGCACGTCATCGCGCTGAAACTGCCGGCCCTGCGCGAACGGGGGGCGGACGTCAACGAAATCGCCAATGCCTTCCTCGCCCGCCAGAGCGCGCGGGTCAACCGCACCGACCTGAAGTTCGCCCCCGACGCAGAACAGGCCATTCGTCATTACGCCTGGCCGGGTAACGTCCGGGAGCTGGAAAACGCGGTGGAGCGGGCAGTGATTCTGTGCGAAAGCCCGGAAATCTCCGCCGACCTGCTGGGGATCGACGTCGAACTCAGTGGTCTCGACGATGAAGAGTTCATCGGCCTGGCCCCTCAACAGGGGGGCACTGCCAACAACACCAGCCACGAGCCTACCGAGGACCTGTCTCTGGAAGACTACTTCCAGCATTTCGTCCTGGAACATCAGGACCACATGACCGAGACCGAACTGGCACGCAAGCTGGGGGTGAGCCGCAAGTGCCTGTGGGAACGTCGCCAGCGCTTGGGGATACCACGTCGCAAGACCGGCGTGGCCAGCGAAAGCTGA